From one Equus asinus isolate D_3611 breed Donkey chromosome 5, EquAss-T2T_v2, whole genome shotgun sequence genomic stretch:
- the CCDC28B gene encoding coiled-coil domain-containing protein 28B isoform X4 gives MEDKKKKRSPKPCLTQPAQAPGSLRRVPVPTSHSGSLALGLPHLPSPKQRAKFKRVGKEKCRPVLAGGGGGSAGTPLQHSFLTEVTDVYEMEGGLLNLLNDFHSGRLQAFGKECSFEQLEHVREMQEKLARLHFSLDVCGEEEEEEEEEEEDGVTEGLPEEQKKTMADRNLDQLLSNET, from the exons ATggaggacaagaagaagaaaaggagtccCAAGCCCTGCCTGACCCAgccagcccaggccccaggctcaCTACGCAGGGTCCCTGTGCCCACCAGCCACAGTGGCTCCTTGGCCCTGGGACTCCCTCATCTGCCATCCCCCAAGCAGCGGGCCAAGTTCAAGAg GGTAGGCAAGGAGAAATGCCGCCCAGTTCTGGCCGGAGGTGGGGGTGGCTCTGCAGGCACCCCCCTGCAGCACTCCTTCCTGACCGAGGTGACCGATGTCTATGAGATGGAGGGGGGACTGCTGAACCTGCTCAATGATTTCCACTCAGGCCGGCTGCAGGCCTTCG GGAAGGAATGCTCCTTCGAGCAGTTGGAGCACGTGCGGGAGATGCAGGAGAAGCTGGCCCGGCTGCACTTCAGCCTGGACgtgtgtggggaggaggaggaggaggaggaggaggaggaagaggatggggTCACTGAGGGGCTGCCTGAGGAGCAGAAGAAGACGATGGCTGACCGCAACCTGGACCAGCTGCTTAGCAAT GAGACCTga
- the CCDC28B gene encoding coiled-coil domain-containing protein 28B isoform X1 gives MPRPEGGRGLRFSQHPMEDKKKKRSPKPCLTQPAQAPGSLRRVPVPTSHSGSLALGLPHLPSPKQRAKFKRVGKEKCRPVLAGGGGGSAGTPLQHSFLTEVTDVYEMEGGLLNLLNDFHSGRLQAFGKECSFEQLEHVREMQEKLARLHFSLDVCGEEEEEEEEEEEDGVTEGLPEEQKKTMADRNLDQLLSNLEDLSNSIQKLHLAENAEPEEQSAA, from the exons GGCCTGAGGTTCAGCCAGCACCCAATggaggacaagaagaagaaaaggagtccCAAGCCCTGCCTGACCCAgccagcccaggccccaggctcaCTACGCAGGGTCCCTGTGCCCACCAGCCACAGTGGCTCCTTGGCCCTGGGACTCCCTCATCTGCCATCCCCCAAGCAGCGGGCCAAGTTCAAGAg GGTAGGCAAGGAGAAATGCCGCCCAGTTCTGGCCGGAGGTGGGGGTGGCTCTGCAGGCACCCCCCTGCAGCACTCCTTCCTGACCGAGGTGACCGATGTCTATGAGATGGAGGGGGGACTGCTGAACCTGCTCAATGATTTCCACTCAGGCCGGCTGCAGGCCTTCG GGAAGGAATGCTCCTTCGAGCAGTTGGAGCACGTGCGGGAGATGCAGGAGAAGCTGGCCCGGCTGCACTTCAGCCTGGACgtgtgtggggaggaggaggaggaggaggaggaggaggaagaggatggggTCACTGAGGGGCTGCCTGAGGAGCAGAAGAAGACGATGGCTGACCGCAACCTGGACCAGCTGCTTAGCAAT CTGGAAGATCTTAGTAATTCCAT ACAGAAGTTGCACCTGGCCGAGAACGCCGAGCCTGAGGAGCAGTCAGCTGCGTAG
- the IQCC gene encoding IQ domain-containing protein C isoform X1 encodes MGAGPALARAAPTSDALRRRPAVGARMERERLVRKVSVMQACVRGFLVRRQFQSLRAEYEAIVREIEGDLGTLQWTEGWIPRPRFLPEKAKSHRIWKAGKRVPNPEPEQWSCSPRKEPEREAIWEGMMLKKSEESPANSGSLPCRDDSSWLQDEQSRKPSQKETRDMSRMENPVPFPPSFTEAAGPGLPHSQTELQELQYHRSHLAMELLWLQQAINSRKEYLILKQTLRSPEAGQTRDDASMCPDHRSQPSPPLEDQSYRDRATGEPDHVDDSWRKVRSQPHKSPERLAATDKTTTGAKYRDPCYRKAGPQLPTPSDNQARENRLGKEPDCGKHTFGGACVQLTKLLEDQTPKGLKPRGHCSGKTKIQPPTLHEDPNIEAKSPRRPDHKELDYQRARPQKLDLSEDHVIWDRALTGPEHGGLDLWRTKPPKGQTPSDKSCRDRTSNEPSHEEWKNQRTVPWRPKPPEKLSSTGSDQTGEDHWRGRPWKTGPAG; translated from the exons atgggggcggggcctgcgctGGCCAGGGCGGCACCCACTAGTGACGCACTGCGCAGGCGCCCGGCAGTTGGCGCCCGGATGGAGCGGGAGCGGTTGGTTCGGAAGGTGTCGGTGATGCAG GCCTGCGTCCGGGGCTTCTTGGTCCGACGCCAGTTCCAGAGTTTGCGAGCTGAGTATGAGGCTATTGTACGAGAGATCGAGGGTGATCTGGGCACGCTTCAGTGGACTGAGGGCTGGATTCCCAGGCCCAGATTTCTCCCAGAG AAAGCAAAATCCCATCGGATCTGGAAAGCTGGAAAGAGGGTACCAAATCCAGAGCCGGAACAGTGGAGTTGCTCCCCACgtaaagagccagagagagaggccATCTGGGAGGGGATGATGCTGAAGAAGTCAGAAGAGAGCCCAGCAAACTCAGGAAGTCTTCCCTGCAGAGATGACAGCTCCTGGCTCCAGGATGAGCAGAGCAGGAAACCCAGCCAAAAGGAGACCAGAGATATGTCAAGGATGGAGAACCCAG tgccctttcctccctccttcacaGAAGCTGCAGGTCCAGGACTGCCCCATAGCCAGACTGAGCTCCAGGAGCTCCAGTACCACCgcagccacttggccatggaacTGCTGTGGCTGCAACAGGCAATCAACAGCCGTAAGGAG TACCTAATTCTCAAACAAACACTGAGATCCCCAGAGGCAGGCCAGACCAGAGACGATGCCAGCATGTGCCCAGACCACAGGTCACAACCAAGCCCACCACTGGAAGACCAGTCCTACAGAGACAGGGCCACTGGAGAGCCAGACCATGTGGATGACTCCTGGAGGAAGGTCAGATCACAACCCCACAAATCCCCAGAAAGACTGGCTGCTACAGACAAAACCACTACTGGGGCCAAGTATAGGGACCCATGCTACAGGAAGGCTGGACCACAGCTGCCCACACCATCAGATAACCAGGCCAGAGAGAACAGGCTCGGCAAAGAGCCAGACTGTGGGAAGCACACCTTTGGAGGGGCCTGCGTGCAGCTGACGAAACTCCTGGAGGACCAGACCCCCAAAGGCCTCAAACCTAGGGGCCACTGCTCTGGAAAGACCAAGATACAGCCACCCACACTCCATGAGGACCCAAACATTGAGGCCAAGTCTCCCAGAAGGCCAGACCACAAAGAGCTCGATTACCAAAGAGCTAGGCCACAAAAGTTGGATCTCTCAGAGGACCATGTCATCTGGGATAGGGCCTTGACAGGGCCAGAGCATGGTGGCCTGGATCTCTGGAGGACTAAACCACCCAAGGGCCAGACACCCAGTGACAAAAGCTGCAGAGATAGAACCTCCAATGAGCCTAGCCATGAAGAATGGAAAAACCAGAGGACTGTGCCATGGAGACCAAAGCCACCTGAGAAACTGTCTTCCACAGGGTCAGACCAAACAGGAGAGGACCACTGGAGGGGCAGACCGTGGAAAACAGGACCAGCAGGCTAG
- the IQCC gene encoding IQ domain-containing protein C isoform X2: MGAGPALARAAPTSDALRRRPAVGARMERERLVRKVSVMQACVRGFLVRRQFQSLRAEYEAIVREIEGDLGTLQWTEGWIPRPRFLPEKAKSHRIWKAGKRVPNPEPEQWSCSPRKEPEREAIWEGMMLKKSEESPANSGSLPCRDDSSWLQDEQSRKPSQKETRDMSRMENPEAAGPGLPHSQTELQELQYHRSHLAMELLWLQQAINSRKEYLILKQTLRSPEAGQTRDDASMCPDHRSQPSPPLEDQSYRDRATGEPDHVDDSWRKVRSQPHKSPERLAATDKTTTGAKYRDPCYRKAGPQLPTPSDNQARENRLGKEPDCGKHTFGGACVQLTKLLEDQTPKGLKPRGHCSGKTKIQPPTLHEDPNIEAKSPRRPDHKELDYQRARPQKLDLSEDHVIWDRALTGPEHGGLDLWRTKPPKGQTPSDKSCRDRTSNEPSHEEWKNQRTVPWRPKPPEKLSSTGSDQTGEDHWRGRPWKTGPAG, translated from the exons atgggggcggggcctgcgctGGCCAGGGCGGCACCCACTAGTGACGCACTGCGCAGGCGCCCGGCAGTTGGCGCCCGGATGGAGCGGGAGCGGTTGGTTCGGAAGGTGTCGGTGATGCAG GCCTGCGTCCGGGGCTTCTTGGTCCGACGCCAGTTCCAGAGTTTGCGAGCTGAGTATGAGGCTATTGTACGAGAGATCGAGGGTGATCTGGGCACGCTTCAGTGGACTGAGGGCTGGATTCCCAGGCCCAGATTTCTCCCAGAG AAAGCAAAATCCCATCGGATCTGGAAAGCTGGAAAGAGGGTACCAAATCCAGAGCCGGAACAGTGGAGTTGCTCCCCACgtaaagagccagagagagaggccATCTGGGAGGGGATGATGCTGAAGAAGTCAGAAGAGAGCCCAGCAAACTCAGGAAGTCTTCCCTGCAGAGATGACAGCTCCTGGCTCCAGGATGAGCAGAGCAGGAAACCCAGCCAAAAGGAGACCAGAGATATGTCAAGGATGGAGAACCCAG AAGCTGCAGGTCCAGGACTGCCCCATAGCCAGACTGAGCTCCAGGAGCTCCAGTACCACCgcagccacttggccatggaacTGCTGTGGCTGCAACAGGCAATCAACAGCCGTAAGGAG TACCTAATTCTCAAACAAACACTGAGATCCCCAGAGGCAGGCCAGACCAGAGACGATGCCAGCATGTGCCCAGACCACAGGTCACAACCAAGCCCACCACTGGAAGACCAGTCCTACAGAGACAGGGCCACTGGAGAGCCAGACCATGTGGATGACTCCTGGAGGAAGGTCAGATCACAACCCCACAAATCCCCAGAAAGACTGGCTGCTACAGACAAAACCACTACTGGGGCCAAGTATAGGGACCCATGCTACAGGAAGGCTGGACCACAGCTGCCCACACCATCAGATAACCAGGCCAGAGAGAACAGGCTCGGCAAAGAGCCAGACTGTGGGAAGCACACCTTTGGAGGGGCCTGCGTGCAGCTGACGAAACTCCTGGAGGACCAGACCCCCAAAGGCCTCAAACCTAGGGGCCACTGCTCTGGAAAGACCAAGATACAGCCACCCACACTCCATGAGGACCCAAACATTGAGGCCAAGTCTCCCAGAAGGCCAGACCACAAAGAGCTCGATTACCAAAGAGCTAGGCCACAAAAGTTGGATCTCTCAGAGGACCATGTCATCTGGGATAGGGCCTTGACAGGGCCAGAGCATGGTGGCCTGGATCTCTGGAGGACTAAACCACCCAAGGGCCAGACACCCAGTGACAAAAGCTGCAGAGATAGAACCTCCAATGAGCCTAGCCATGAAGAATGGAAAAACCAGAGGACTGTGCCATGGAGACCAAAGCCACCTGAGAAACTGTCTTCCACAGGGTCAGACCAAACAGGAGAGGACCACTGGAGGGGCAGACCGTGGAAAACAGGACCAGCAGGCTAG
- the CCDC28B gene encoding coiled-coil domain-containing protein 28B isoform X2: MEDKKKKRSPKPCLTQPAQAPGSLRRVPVPTSHSGSLALGLPHLPSPKQRAKFKRVGKEKCRPVLAGGGGGSAGTPLQHSFLTEVTDVYEMEGGLLNLLNDFHSGRLQAFGKECSFEQLEHVREMQEKLARLHFSLDVCGEEEEEEEEEEEDGVTEGLPEEQKKTMADRNLDQLLSNLEDLSNSIQKLHLAENAEPEEQSAA; the protein is encoded by the exons ATggaggacaagaagaagaaaaggagtccCAAGCCCTGCCTGACCCAgccagcccaggccccaggctcaCTACGCAGGGTCCCTGTGCCCACCAGCCACAGTGGCTCCTTGGCCCTGGGACTCCCTCATCTGCCATCCCCCAAGCAGCGGGCCAAGTTCAAGAg GGTAGGCAAGGAGAAATGCCGCCCAGTTCTGGCCGGAGGTGGGGGTGGCTCTGCAGGCACCCCCCTGCAGCACTCCTTCCTGACCGAGGTGACCGATGTCTATGAGATGGAGGGGGGACTGCTGAACCTGCTCAATGATTTCCACTCAGGCCGGCTGCAGGCCTTCG GGAAGGAATGCTCCTTCGAGCAGTTGGAGCACGTGCGGGAGATGCAGGAGAAGCTGGCCCGGCTGCACTTCAGCCTGGACgtgtgtggggaggaggaggaggaggaggaggaggaggaagaggatggggTCACTGAGGGGCTGCCTGAGGAGCAGAAGAAGACGATGGCTGACCGCAACCTGGACCAGCTGCTTAGCAAT CTGGAAGATCTTAGTAATTCCAT ACAGAAGTTGCACCTGGCCGAGAACGCCGAGCCTGAGGAGCAGTCAGCTGCGTAG
- the CCDC28B gene encoding coiled-coil domain-containing protein 28B isoform X3, with protein MPRPEGGRGLRFSQHPMEDKKKKRSPKPCLTQPAQAPGSLRRVPVPTSHSGSLALGLPHLPSPKQRAKFKRVGKEKCRPVLAGGGGGSAGTPLQHSFLTEVTDVYEMEGGLLNLLNDFHSGRLQAFGKECSFEQLEHVREMQEKLARLHFSLDVCGEEEEEEEEEEEDGVTEGLPEEQKKTMADRNLDQLLSNET; from the exons GGCCTGAGGTTCAGCCAGCACCCAATggaggacaagaagaagaaaaggagtccCAAGCCCTGCCTGACCCAgccagcccaggccccaggctcaCTACGCAGGGTCCCTGTGCCCACCAGCCACAGTGGCTCCTTGGCCCTGGGACTCCCTCATCTGCCATCCCCCAAGCAGCGGGCCAAGTTCAAGAg GGTAGGCAAGGAGAAATGCCGCCCAGTTCTGGCCGGAGGTGGGGGTGGCTCTGCAGGCACCCCCCTGCAGCACTCCTTCCTGACCGAGGTGACCGATGTCTATGAGATGGAGGGGGGACTGCTGAACCTGCTCAATGATTTCCACTCAGGCCGGCTGCAGGCCTTCG GGAAGGAATGCTCCTTCGAGCAGTTGGAGCACGTGCGGGAGATGCAGGAGAAGCTGGCCCGGCTGCACTTCAGCCTGGACgtgtgtggggaggaggaggaggaggaggaggaggaggaagaggatggggTCACTGAGGGGCTGCCTGAGGAGCAGAAGAAGACGATGGCTGACCGCAACCTGGACCAGCTGCTTAGCAAT GAGACCTga